Within Haematobia irritans isolate KBUSLIRL chromosome 2, ASM5000362v1, whole genome shotgun sequence, the genomic segment caaaataaCTATGTTGTGGTGGTGTTGAACTTCTCTACAACGCTTGTGTTtcaaatgttctcaacatttgaAACACGATTTTTATACTGGCCTTGTGATATGAAACTTTTTCACGTTATCGTGACGTATGAGTCACGAACAGTTTAATCACCCGCACATATCCAATATATGCACCTCAGCAACTTGGCATGCTCATacaaaaaaagaagaagaaatcaGATGTTCCATATTTCAGATTTTTGGAAAACAGTCTAAAgaagctttattataaattcctTGCCAGGCAATGAGAAGCAGCAATAACCATCACATATATACTACCGCCAACTACACAGATGTTCAACTCAAGGAACAAGGAAACAGTCTCTTTGCAGCTCGCAAATACGATGACGCTATTAATTGCTACACAAAGGCTATAATTAAAAATCCTGATGTGGCTACATATTTTACAAATCGGGCACTTTGTTATTTAAAACTTAAACGATGGGAACTATCTTGTCAGGATTGCCGTCGTGCTTTGGACTTGGAACCGAACATGTTGAAAGCTCATTTCTTTGCCGGACAATCCCTAATGGAAATGGAACTATATGAAGAAGCCATAACACATCTTCAAAGGGCATATGATTTATCTAAGGAACTCAAACAGAATTTTGGAGACGATATAACATCGCAACTTCGTCTGGCTCGGAAAAAACGTTGGCGGGCATTGGAAGAAAAGCAAATATCACGGGAAATCGAATTGCAAACATATCTTAATCGTCTCATAAAGAAGGATATGGAAAAACGTTTGGCTCAGCTACAACTTGATGATTCGAACAATGAAGCTCAGCTAAAGGATAAGCAACAGGAAATAGAACAACAGTGTGACGATCATGTGAAAGagttaaataatttgtttgccAAGGTTGACGAGCGTAGAAGGGAGCGCGAGGTACCTGATTACCTATGCGGAAAAATACGTTTCGAAATACTTACGGATCCTGTAATAACACCTTCGGGTATTACTTACGAGCGTAAAGATATTGAAGAGCACTTACAGCGGGTGGGACATTTTGATCCAGTCACACGAGTAGAATTGACCCAAGATCAACTTATCCCAAATTTTGCAATGAAAGAAGTAGTAGAATCGTTCATAGCAGAAAACGAGTGGGCATTGGATTATTGATTTCAGACTAGATATGGATTAAGATTCTAGATTATATTCTATGTTTGATAGAGAGAGCTTTTGCATGAAAGTTATCTCAAAGCTCTATGGTACATAATTTTAATGgcgtattttatttaaatataatgcacataaatatattatttatcgaatttggattttgttgaaaaaaaaatcatctaataattttaaatagaaatatggAAATATCGTGATGAattgtataataaaaaaatgttcactatTTTTCGTTATActaaagcaaaaaataaaattggaatgTTGACTTTATACAACCTTAAGCGAAGAATATATGATTTGGGAGAAATTAggaattcgaaaaaatcgatCATCTTTGAGAAAATACTAAATTTTTCACACATTCTAAATTCGAACAATGGGTTTTCcataatattcaaaatttgattcaatttttcgtTATCTTCTATGTCCTTTTTAATGGTGgtcaaaattaacttttgatgTTAGCTCCAACGGAACGGCTCGACTTTTAAAACCGGATATGCATAGCAGTTTTgctaatgaaaattccataacgCATTATTGACTGTGTAATTTTTGTCCTCATAAGAAATGCATGGTCAAAATGTATTATTATTACGCAAAATTAATTTTCGTCGCTCTTAAAAGGACAAATTTTAATATCCGATATGCTCATTTCAACGTCATTTTATTTTACTGATATGGacacaatatattttgaaatatatatattttagtatAAAACTACACTATCATGGTATAGATGTTAGGGCTGTCATTCAGGATTTATCCCGTCCCGAAAATCGcgggatttttattttgaatcccagAATTTTTTTCACAGTTTCCGAACTTAACAACAATCACCAATCAATTAACACAAATCATCCAAAAATTCTCATTTTTGTGACTTTTATTgtcgttttttgtttaaagaaatagtcttttttaataacgctctcgtattttacaataaataaaaccttttaaatttttaaccgGAAATGTATCCATCACGGATATAATTCAACTCTCACATTGACTTACTTTAGTGAAATGATTTCGGTGAATTCGAAAATTTCGGTGAATATGAGGAGTTGAATATCAAGATCGTGGAATTGAttcctatttatttatttatttattaatccaCGAAGTAATACAAAAGCCCTAGGGCCAAAAAAACGCATTAcatagcaaaacaaaatatctgaattatagaaaataattaaattcaaaaacttaaaatcTAGAATacctaaattacaaaaaaaaaaaaattacttgaccATAGTATATTTGGCTCCCCAGCCAtttataaatacatttaaaaaatgaacACTAAAATATGCCCAATTATCCATGTTAAAGCAACACAAAAATAGAGAATCATTCTGTATCACccgaaaaatgttgcaaaagctTACGCCTTAAAGCATTATTAGAGTGTGAAAAAGTCTGTAATTCAATAGGCAAATAATTCCAACAACGTGCCACACGAATCAGAAAAGATCTATCGAAGGTACTACACCTACTCAGAGGAATATCAATATGATTAACCCTTGCAGACCGAATAAAAGAAAATGCATTACACAGTGGTAAAACTACTCCGCACTTATTCCGCACTATTCAAATGCTATTGAATAAATATATAAGTATCCACGAAAGTAACATGTATCCATCACAGACATAAATCTTAGAGTTGATTTATGACTTACGGTAGTGAAAAACTTCACGAAAATTTCGGTCAAGATAgaggaattgattcacattcacctcGTGATGCATATGTGAATATGACCattcttttagtttttgttgAGAATAGTGAAGGCGAAAATAAATTGGCGGAAAGAAATTTCCATCATAGAATTTTGATTCCCAAATATATATGCGCGTGGGCCAATAgtgtttattatagtttttgcgtttgtttttttggagattttatttaaaaacaaatcattttttaaaaagacacatgattttattctttactttttgttttacaAGTTTAGTCTTTTTacaatgattttttatattttgtgtttATGGGGGGCGGGGATGGgaatttgtgtttttctttgtttttttttttgtaataaattttggaaaatttttatttttattaaaaataaaaaaatatataacgtGAATATTTCAACATTCAAAACTCTACATTGGCATTACTATTCTTAtcaaataaagtatatattttatattttttttgttttgtttttttcaatattgtgtTTTGTTGTGTGTTTtgcattttttctgatttaaaaaattttgtattagaaaTTATCATCCtgttcatcatcattatcatcgctCTCATCAAGACAATAAGGTGACGATTGGTACTGCTGTCAGTCAGAGTCATTAATAGTTTTCTTCCGTTTTTTAGCCTGTGATGGTTTTTGCTTGGACCAATCCTCCTTAAAAGAGAAAAAGCATTAGTTAAGAAAACATTAAGAAAATTCTTTAACAAATCGAATGACTATTTCCAAGGCGTATTAAATTAAGGTAGTTCCACTATTACAAAATCAATAAGTCagcagaaaagaaaaattgtttaaaagtgtctgtttctaaatataaataatttctatttctacGGTTTTAGTCGTAATAAAATGTCGATTAGTAGATTTTgccaaacatcaaaaaattcaaactacgtttaattgattttgaagattacaaaaattCTACTTCGACTTTTCAAAAGTAAACTTTCTGACTTTTTCCATAGcggaaatgtcaatttttggactttttttttaatttaagaagTCGCCATTTGACTTTCtggttaattttataataaaaagaatTACTCACATTTTcctttcaactttttttgtgtgttaaataaatgataattaatattttagctaTAATAAGACGTCGATTAGcagattaatcgattttgaagattacaaaaaattctacttCGACTATTCgtctttttttaacaaaatttcgattaGTGAAAAAGTCGAGTTTCGTCTTATGTATATCGATACCTTAATGAAAATTAATGAGACCTTAAATTGTCGTTATGAGGCCAGTACTAACTTTGTGTTTCATATACATTGCAGTGagtattaaaaatcaaaaagttggctttttgaaaatatgaaaaaatgactGTTTTGCGTTTATTTAAAGTCGTTTTCTTCCGtcacaaccacggttgccacacgagcaaataataataattgggagaaaatttttccaaaaactgatgttaacattttatttccgtaataaatgttgtcaacattttaattctatagaaaattttgtcaaaattttatttctatatacaattttataaaaatttttttctacaaaaatttttgacaagaatagaaaatttaatcaaaatttatttctatagaaaattttgtcaaaattttatttctatatacaattttatcaaattttttttttatacaaaaatttttgacaagaataaaaaatttaatcaaaatttatttctatagaaacttttgtcaaaattttatttctatagaaacttttgtaaaaattttatttctatagtaaattttgtaaaacttcaatttctattaaaaactttgtacaattctatttctatagaaaattttgtcaaaattttatttctatagaacattttgtcaaaattttatttctacagaaaatttgtcaactttttatttcgtgttttgtttttttattgttggtttgtacttcaatcatatttgttgttttgatctcagctttaaaaccattgtgttgactaaactacaagagtagcttatccaacagaggaaagagaatgtttgtcaatttatttgggcaaagccctatagactgcaatatggttggatttttaatgttgtaaaaattttatttctatagaaaaatttgtcaaaattatatttctatagaaaattttgtcaaaattttatttctatagaaaattttgtcaaagttttatatctatagaaaattttgtcaaaattttatttctatagaaaattttgccaaaattttatttttatagaaaattttgtcaaaattttatttctatagaaaattttgtcaaaattttatctctatagaaaaaaaattatttctatagaaaatttgtgacaaaattgtatttctatagaaaatttgtgacaaaattttatttctatagcaaattcttgcaaacttttatttctatagcaaattcttgcaattttttttctatagaaaatggtacctcttaattggagaggaacattttgcgaaatCTACCAGAACATCAAggtttctaccaatctaccaacagtaaaaaatctaaaccTCATCTAAAAATCTTACCTCACTAGAATTTTCATCAGATGTGTATATTGTTTTTACAGGATCCGAATTTTCACGAGTAGAATTGACCCAAGATCAACTTATCCCAAATTTTGCAATGAAAGAAGTAGTAGAATCGTTCATTGCAGAAAACGAGTGGGCATTGGATTATTGATTTCAGACTAGATATGGATTAAGATTCTAGATTATATTCTATGTTTGATAGAGAGAGCTTTTGCATGAAAGTTATCTCAAAGCTCTATGGTACATAATTTTAATGgcgtattttatttaaatataatgcacataaatatattatttatcgaatttggattttgttgaaaaaaaaatcatctaataattttaaatagaaatatggAAATATCGTGATGAattgtataataaaaaaatgttcactatTTTTCGTTATActaaagcaaaaaataaaattggaatgTTGACTTTATACAACCTTAAGCGAAGAATATATGATTTGGGAGAAATTAggaattcgaaaaaatcgatCATCTTTGAGAAAATACTAAATTTTTCACACATTCTAAATTCGAACAATGGGTTTTCcataatattcaaaatttgattcaatttttcgtTATCTTCTATGTCCTTTTTAATGGTGgtcaaaattaacttttgatgTTAGCTCCAACGGAACGGCTCGACTTTTAAAACCGGATATGCATAGCAGTTTTgctaatgaaaattccataacgCATTATTGACTGTGTAATTTTTGTCCTCATAAGAAATGCATGGTCAAAATGTATTATTATTACGCAAAATTAATTTTCGTCGCTCTTAAAAGGACAAATTTTAATATCCGATATGCTCATTTCAACGTCATTTTATTTTACTGATATGGacacaatatattttgaaatatatatattttagtatAAAACTACACTATCATGGTATAGATGTTAGGGCTGTCATTCAGGATTTATCCCGTCCCGAAAATCGcgggatttttattttgaatcccagAATTTTTTTCACAGTTTCCGAACTTAACAACAATCACCAATCAATTAACACAAATCATCCAAAAATTCTCATTTTTGTGACTTTTATTgtcgttttttgtttaaagaaatagtcttttttaataacgctctcgtattttacaataaataaaaccttttaaatttttaaccgGAAATGTATCCATCACGGATATAATTCAACTCTCACATTGACTTACTTTAGTGAAATAATTTCGGTGAATTCGAAAATTTCGGTGAATATGAGGAGTTGAATATCAAGATCGTGGAATTGAttcctatttatttatttatttattaatccaCGAAGTAATACAAAAGCCCTAGGGCCAAAAAAACGCATTAcatagcaaaacaaaatatctgaattatagaaaataattaaattcaaaaacttaaaatcTAGAATacctaaattacaaaaaaaaaattacttgaccATAGTATATTTGGCTCCCCAGCCAtttataaatacatttaaaaaatgaacACTAAAATATGCCCAATTATCCATGTTAAAGCACccgaaaaatgttgcaaaagctTACGCCTTAAAGCATTATTAGAGTGTGAAAAAGTCTGTAATTCAATAGGCAAATAATTCCAACAACGTGCCACACGAATCAGAAAAGATCTATCGAAGGTACTACACCTACTCAGAGGAATATCAATATGATTAACCCTTGCAGACCGAATAAAAGAAAATGCATTACACAGTGGTAAAACTACTCCGCACTTATTCCGCACTATTCAAATGCTATTGAATAAATATATAAGTATCCACGAAAGTAACATGTATCCATCACAGACATAAATCTTAGAGTTGATTTATGACTTACGGTAGTGAAAAACTTCACGAAAATTTCGGTCAAGATAgaggaattgattcacattcacctcGTGATGCATATGTGAATATGACCattcttttagtttttgttgAGAATAGTGAAGGCGAAAATAAATTGGCGGAAAGAAATTTCCATCATAGAATTTTGATTCCCAAATA encodes:
- the LOC142224324 gene encoding E3 ubiquitin-protein ligase CHIP-like: MRSSNNHHIYTTANYTDVQLKEQGNSLFAARKYDDAINCYTKAIIKNPDVATYFTNRALCYLKLKRWELSCQDCRRALDLEPNMLKAHFFAGQSLMEMELYEEAITHLQRAYDLSKELKQNFGDDITSQLRLARKKRWRALEEKQISREIELQTYLNRLIKKDMEKRLAQLQLDDSNNEAQLKDKQQEIEQQCDDHVKELNNLFAKVDERRREREVPDYLCGKIRFEILTDPVITPSGITYERKDIEEHLQRVGHFDPVTRVELTQDQLIPNFAMKEVVESFIAENEWALDY